Part of the Microbacterium immunditiarum genome is shown below.
CGCGAGGTTGTACGGGATGAGGAAGAACACCGTGCCCACGATGAGCGAGGCGTCGATGTCGCGGGTGGTGAGCAGGTACGCGGCCGCGAACGGGTAGGCGGTGTTGACCCAGCTCACGGGTCGCGATGCGATCACGAGCTGACGCAGGGCGGATGCCGCGCCCACGCGCCCGTCCAGGCTCATGAGCGCCCCTGGTGGCGCCGCGTGAGCGTGTAGACGGCCGGCACGAGGAACGCCGCGGCGAGGGGGTAGGCGAAGTCCTCGATCGGAGCGAGCCCGATGCGCAGCCCGCTCAGGTGCTCGGCGGGGTACGAATAGAGTCCGACGCCGATCATGACGTTGTCGAACACCGCTGTCAGCACGACGAGCACGACCGCGGCGATGCCGGAGGCGGCCATGCGCCTCGCGAAGCCCGACCGACGGGCTGTCGCTAGGGTCGTCGCCGCCGCGATGACCAGGAAAGGAAGGGAGAGGAGCACGTACGTCATCGTTCGCCCCCCGTGTCTCCTGCAGCGCGGTTCCATTGCCCGCTCGACGCCGAGGATCGCTCGAGGAAGCGCCGCGCGGCCGCCCACGCCACGAGTGCGAGATAGCACAGGAACGCGAGGAACACCGGCTCTTCGACGGGCAGGTGCGGCGCGAGGTCGATGCCGAGGTAGAGCGGGCTGTCGCCCTTGACGAACACGCCGGCCGCGATCCCCACGAGGTCCCACGCGATGAAGAACACCGTCCCGACGGCAACCGCGACGAGCGTGCGACCCCGAGCGCGCCATGCGGCGAGGCGGAACCGCGCGTCGAGCGCGACGATCGCCGCCGCGGACACGAGGATCGCCAGCAGGTAGGCGCCCGGCATCCGTCACGTCCCCACGGAGACGGGCTCGGCCAGCGGTCCGGGCGAACGGTCGCCGCGCAGGCCCTTCACGACGAGCTCGGCCGAGATGAGACACATCGGCACGCCGATCCCGGGCAGCACCGACGCGCCCGCGTAGGCGAGCCCCGACACCTTGCGCGAGGTCGTGCGCGGCCGGAACAGGGCGCTCTGGCGGAGGGTGTGGGCGAGGCCGAGCGCGTTGCCGCGCCACGCGCCATAATCCGCGGCGAAGTCGCCGGGTGCGATCGTGCGGCGCACGACGATGCGGTCGGCGAGGTCGCGGATGCCGCACCAAGACGCGATCTGCGCGATCACGCGGTCGGAAGCGGCCTCGATGGCCGGGTCGCCCGCGCCGTCGACGCCGCCGCGCCCGAGCCCGGGCTCGGCCGGGACGGGCACGAGCACGAAGAGGTTCTCGTGCCCGGGCGGCGCGACCGACGGATCGGTCGCGCTGGGGCGGCAGACGTACAGGGACGCGGGGTCGGGGATGCGTGCCCCGGCGCCGAAGACGTCGGCGAAGTTCGCGCGCCAGTCGTCCGTGAACACGAGCGTGTGGTGCGCGAGCTGCGAGAGCTCTCCCTCGACTCCGAGGAGCAGCAGGAGCGCGCCGGGGCTGGGCGTGCGCTTCGTCCACCAACGCTCGGGGTAGCTCTGCAGGCTCGGCGGGAGCAGCTCTGTCTCGGTGCGATGCAGGTCGGCGGTCGACACGACGAGGTCGGCGTCGAGCGCGCGGCCGTCGGCCAGGCGGACGCCGGTGGCCGCGGCATCCGTCGTCGTGATGTGCGCGACACGGGAGTTCGTCCGGATGACCGCGCCGTGCTCGGTCGCGAGGCGCTCGAGCGCGCGGACGACCTCGCCGAACCCGCCGCGCGGGTACAGCACGCCGTCGGCGAGGTCGAGGTGGCTCATCAGGTGGTACAGGCTCGGCGCGGCGTACGGCGACGT
Proteins encoded:
- a CDS encoding lycopene cyclase domain-containing protein; amino-acid sequence: MTYVLLSLPFLVIAAATTLATARRSGFARRMAASGIAAVVLVVLTAVFDNVMIGVGLYSYPAEHLSGLRIGLAPIEDFAYPLAAAFLVPAVYTLTRRHQGRS
- a CDS encoding lycopene cyclase domain-containing protein, whose translation is MPGAYLLAILVSAAAIVALDARFRLAAWRARGRTLVAVAVGTVFFIAWDLVGIAAGVFVKGDSPLYLGIDLAPHLPVEEPVFLAFLCYLALVAWAAARRFLERSSASSGQWNRAAGDTGGER
- the crtI gene encoding phytoene desaturase family protein produces the protein MAGLRSADGPRVTPPAAGAHRPAIVIGAGVAGLATAALLGAEGWDVTVLEARDEVGGRAGVWQRDGFVFDTGPSWYLMPEVFEHFFRLLGTTAAEQLDLMRLDPAYRVYGPPGTGDPIDVVSGRAASTALFESLEPGAGAALGAYLDSAADAYELAVSRFLYDTYSTTTGLRDPTLLRRLPRLAPLLTRSLADHVERRFEHPRLRQILGYPAVFLGTSPYAAPSLYHLMSHLDLADGVLYPRGGFGEVVRALERLATEHGAVIRTNSRVAHITTTDAAATGVRLADGRALDADLVVSTADLHRTETELLPPSLQSYPERWWTKRTPSPGALLLLLGVEGELSQLAHHTLVFTDDWRANFADVFGAGARIPDPASLYVCRPSATDPSVAPPGHENLFVLVPVPAEPGLGRGGVDGAGDPAIEAASDRVIAQIASWCGIRDLADRIVVRRTIAPGDFAADYGAWRGNALGLAHTLRQSALFRPRTTSRKVSGLAYAGASVLPGIGVPMCLISAELVVKGLRGDRSPGPLAEPVSVGT